In Leptodactylus fuscus isolate aLepFus1 chromosome 2, aLepFus1.hap2, whole genome shotgun sequence, one genomic interval encodes:
- the B3GALT5 gene encoding beta-1,3-galactosyltransferase 5, with translation MDYKMSRKKLIFISLLVLPTFLLLGFFYKLNDFDIWYFCLGCSDDHYNFDHSNKLFMKLPSVDCQDTPPFLVLLVTTTQGQKEAREAIRQTWGKERLIQGKRVVTYFLLGSKEIESAKERSELDQESDTYNDIIQRNFIDTYYNLTIKTIMGLEWITHHCPQASYVMKTDSDMFINTFYLVDLLLKKNQTSNFFTGILKPNDSPIRNIFSKWYISKREYPGEKYPPFCSGTGYVFSIDVAQKVYNISPTTPFFKLEDVYIGICLDRLKIPLQKLHSKPTFFAERLPFSVCKYRNIVTSHEILPHEILLYWDALQRAKEEDC, from the coding sequence ATGTCTCGTAAAAAACTGATCTTCATCTCATTGCTGGTTCTTCCCACTTTTCTCTTACTTGGGTTTTTCTACAAGCTAAATGATTTTGACATTTGGTATTTTTGCCTGGGCTGCAGTGACGACCACTATAATTTTGACCATAGTAACAAACTCTTCATGAAACTACCTTCAGTAGACTGCCAAGATACACCTCCATTTCTGGTTCTTCTGGTCACCACCACACAGGGCCAGAAAGAAGCTCGAGAGGCCATTCGCCAAACTTGGGGCAAGGAAAGACTGATCCAAGGCAAGAGGGTTGTCACTTACTTTCTCCTGGGCTCAAAAGAAATTGAGAGTGCAAAAGAGAGGAGCGAACTGGACCAAGAAAGTGACACCTACAATGACATTATCCAACGGAACTTCATAGACACATACTACAACTTGACCATTAAAACCATAATGGGCCTGGAGTGGATCACGCACCATTGCCCTCAGGCCAGTTACGTCATGAAGACAGACTCGGATATGTTTATCAACACGTTTTATCTGGTTGATCTACTTTTGAAGAAAAATCAGACTTCTAACTTCTTCACAGGCATCCTAAAGCCAAATGATAGTCCTATCCGCAACATATTCAGTAAGTGGTACATAAGTAAACGAGAGTATCCCGGGGAGAAGTACCCACCATTTTGCTCTGGCACTGGCTACGTGTTTTCCATAGACGTGGCACAGAAGGTCTACAACATATCGCCGACTACACCCTTCTTCAAACTGGAGGATGTGTATATAGGCATTTGTCTTGACAGACTCAAGATTCCTTTGCAAAAACTCCATAGCAAGCCGACATTCTTTGCAGAAAGACTTCCTTTCTCGGTGTGTAAATACCGAAACATTGTAACGTCCCATGAGATCCTGCCCCATGAAATTTTGCTGTACTGGGACGCGTTACAAAGAGCCAAAGAGGAAGACTGttga